Below is a genomic region from Neurospora crassa OR74A linkage group VII, whole genome shotgun sequence.
TGTGACATACTAATGTCTTTACTATAACAAAGGTTAGCTACATAATGCCTTGACAATAGGTAATCTAATACTAGACCAGGCTCAATATAGGGTACAGGTTAAGGGTGTTAGATCTTAGTTTTAAGTTTCATCCTAACAAGTGATAACTGCATATGGATCTTTGACATAACTACTATGTTAATGTTGATCTTCCAAAATTTCCTTACGTTGACTAGGTTGCAATGCTCAGAAGAACCCCTGGGTTGGATTTTCCAACCTAAAATCGATTTCTATCAAGTAggttatcctcctcttcactaTACTATGCAGTAGCTCCAAAATGCCAGGCAAGTCAGTCTACAAGTCTTGATGTCCCACTGCCAGACCTCCTTCAACATTCAGCAGGGAGTCCTAAAAACGATCCCCAATAGCCGCACTCCCGCAGTACTATGTATGACCCTTGCCCATAGGATTGCCAAGCCCAAGATTACACTGTCTTCTGCAACGGAGTCCACCAAGCTGCTGGGATCACAAGATCAAAAAGATAAGACTCGCTTCAGATCAGCACAAAAATTTGGTGCGGGGAGAAGGTAACAGATGAAAAAGACACAAAAAAATTGTACATGTCCCCTCGACCGGAATCGAGCCGGTGACCTTTCGGTATACAATCTATACAATTACAGCCGAACGTGATAGCCAACTACACCACAAGGGGATTTCGAAGTTGTTGAACGAGGTGGAGTTTTGAAACCTATATCATCTCTGCAATGCGTGAGCAGCATGTCGCTCAAAAGGCAAACCTCGCATGGGGAATAAACGACAAGATGTCTCGCATTACCTTTTAATCAGATTCGACCCATGACATTGGCGGCAAGTGTCAAGTTAACTTATAGCGCTCCAGGCAATAATAGCCCAAGCTCAGTGAAGGACTTGTACTTGCCAAGCTTTTGCACTTGACCGATCGCGCTCAGCACAAAGAATGCTCTTGGAAAACTCATTAGCATTTTCAATATACTGTACAATAGATGTTGGATTCCCCCTTTGATAACAAAGCAGGCCGAATCCAAGAAGCCAAATGGGAAGAAGACAGAAcgaagaaagggaaataCAGTAGTCGTACCGTACGTACGCACGCCAATTTTCTCAGTCTATGCATTTTCCATCTTCACATCAGCATTCTCCTCTTTGACCTCGTCCTTCGCTTCCTGCTTGGCCTCGTCTTTAACTTGCTTATTAGCATTCTGGCTGCCTGCTGGTGTCGCTGCAGCAGGAGTTCCCGCATTTTCACTCTTCGtgtccttcttttcctcttggcACTGATCAGTCTCGTCCTTTTTATCCTCATCCTTAGGCACGGCCCTCATCAACCAATTCATCATGCACCAGACGAGCTTCATGGCCTCCACTCTGTCCTCAGGCTTGAAGAGGTCAAACCActtgctcctcctcactTCCAGCCTTCCCCAGCTTCGCTTCCCGTTCTCAAACTCGTGCTCGGCGCGGCCCTCCAAAACCGCCATTAGCTGATCGGGCACCCGCACTCTTACAATGCTGATGTGATGATACAAGGCACTGACCACAAAGATGTCATCGTACTCTGCGCCTGCGGCTCTGCCAATGGCGGCGtacttggccttcttgtccCAAGTCAGGGCCGGAGGGCGAACCATGCGGTAGTTGTCGTACATGGCCATATTACCCGACTTCTTCAGGCGCTTGACGCCCTTGGCCGGTCCCGTGCTAGActccttctctctttctggGAGACGTGTGCTGGGCAAGGGGCCAAACGGGGAAGCGCGGGATGCAAGTCGGGCAGAGATGGCCACCTTTGTGGGCTTCTcggcaggagcagcagccggagGGGGCGCGTCCTTGTCTCCAACAAGTGTGTCGTCGCCACTGGTCTGCTGTTCAATCTCACGGCCAATGGGGCCACCGGGGCCACCGCCCCATCGAGGCTTGGTGCACCACCAGGCACCTTCGCCGATGCGCTTCTCGGTGCGACCCTCGCGGGCTCGATGCTGGGCCGTTACTAGCGCGGCAACCAACTCGCGGCCCAAATCAAAGACGGCATCCGGATCGGTGGAAGACTCGTTCGGGTCCTCGGGTGGGGGTAGGAAGCCAGTGGAATGTCTAGCACTTACGGCCGCCACAGGTCCTTCAACGATACCGGCGCGGGCTTCTTCCCTAGTGGTCGGGGTCTTGTACATGAAAGTGCAACCGGAAGAGAAGTAGGAGCTACGGGCAGATCCACAATTGCGAGACGTGATGTGCAGCCTCGGCTCAGCACGAGCCGGCGCAGTGTTACACCCAAAGTCGTACGCGACAAGCTTCAAGAAGGTTTGCACCATCTGCTGGCGGAAGTCAGGGGGCATCTGATTGCCGGCGCCGGTACGTCGAGGCTTGGAGGCCAGAGCgtccttgtcttcttcttcaccttccgGAGCTGACTGTTCTGTTACCGAGGTGTCATCCCAATAATTGGATAGTGTGTCGAGCTGACGGAAGAACTCGTAGCAGTTTCCCAGCCGGGCGTGGCTCTGGCCCTTCGGAGGTTGGATGCGGCGAACAGTCCGGTAGCCGGTCTCATTAGGAAACATCAGCTCACGCTTACGCTCCAGGTAAGTATTGCAGCCGGGAGAGCGGTTTCCCGAAACCAGTGGGACCCTGGTGCTCTCGTTCACCTCGTGAGCTGCATCGGATGAGAGCTCATCCCAAGCAGCGAAATCCGGGATATAAGATGGATCAGGGATGAGGTCCGCCGCCGTAGAGTTTGGCACTACATGGACTCCGAGAGCCTCAAAATGGGCAACGGCCAGCTGGGCTGGGCGGACTATGCCCTGCAACAAGGTGACAACCGACTTTGGTGTTTCGTCTGCGGCTCCCGGTGCTGTTTGTTGGTCATCTTGAACTTGGGGATAGAAGCGCGGAAAGTTGACGGGCGTGGGTGGAGGCACGTCCTTGGGCGGCCCTTGAGGCGCTGTGGCCAAGGGAACTAAACGGAATGGTTAGCACAGCTCGGCCAGACAGTCTATGTACAGCAAAACAGGGGGACTGAAGAACACACTCAAGTGGGCAAAGTTCCCAAACATGATGGCTACTGCAGTGGGAAGACACGGCAACGGTACCGTACTACCGAGGGGTTCGGCGTCGGTGATAAGCGGAAGACGTTGCGCCGGCAACCGACAAGGTAGGATGGGCGGCGGGCACCGTGACGCAGAGCCGGGACTTTCAGTGAACCGCCGACTCAGGCGGATGTCGTGCTCTTTGTTGCACaagagcggcggcgggaaaCAGGTAACAGGAGATGTTTGTGGAGAAAGGAGGGGATGTTGTAGAGACAGCCTTGAGATGGAAGAAGATCACGGAAGAGAGGGTCGCCCCTGGGCCCGATCCTGGTGCCCCTGGAGCCAACGTGCCAACCCTGGGTGATATCGATGTGTTCGAGGAAGCTCTGGCGTGTCTGGCCCGATGGCCTGGGGTTGTGCGGCCGCCACGGGGACAAGCCGGTTCGGACGGAATTCGTGGTCGAATGATTTGGGAAGCTCGGTTGGGCCGCCCAGTCGCCCACAATCACCCAGTCTCCGTTCCGCTAGCGCAGCGGGCCGTTACCGTTACGTTGCCTTGGGTGATCATGGCCCAAGTCTGAGAGAACGCTTCTCTTCGTTCGTTGCCATTCCGTCGAAGAGAAGGTGACGGTGAGGGTTTCCACGCCGTTCCCATCAGAGACGACCCCGCATGCCTTTGCAAGTCAGGGGTTCAAGGGTCACAGCGCCTGCCTGTTTTGGCGGTGGCCGGGCACAGGGATCACGCGCCGCGTCGACCGTTCGGGAGCTCTTCCATGTTCCGCCTGCAACGGACCTGCAACCCCGCCCGCTTGTGTACCCTACATAGTAGTAGGTACTTACTCGCCTACCTGGTTTACAGTGCTGGGACTGGGCTGACGGCGGACGTCGGCAGCCTACAAGGAGTCTGCCCGTTCCCGGTATACTAGACGGTAAACCACCTACTCGGAGCCCCGTGCCCGCCCGCCCATTGCCCGGGACACCCCGACCTAaggcacctacctaccttactactataaagaggaacctacctctacttaccaCAGGGCAGTACCCGATTCCTCCAGACGAGTGTGTTCGCCCCGAGATGCCGTCCACCTGCGCTTCCGGCTCGGCTACCGGACGCCCGGTCTTGCAGAACATACTTGGAACTTAGTTGCATATTGGAAGGTACCTCTAACTTGGTTGGTGGTCCCACCCCTCGATGGAATTTGCTCCTCTTGAGCAGACCTGGCGGGTACATGAACAGCGCAATTCTACCCACCACTGTGTCACAAGCAATGCAGGCAACCAAAAGCGTCATGGCGCCGTGCATCTGCCCCGTCCCTTGTCCGCCCACCGTTGACCGTGGATCGGATCTCTCCTTCGGCATCATCATTGAGCAAAACACAAGACAACAAGATACAACTGGCGCCGAGGCTTTGAAGTCGGTGCTTCAAACTCCCCGCTTCAGACCCGGTCAAGAAGACTGTTGCAATTGGCCTCGCAATCGATCGTCTGAACTGCACGGTTTGTGCATGCTTGAGCTCTCTCAGACCTGCTACCTCCTCAAGTCGCCTCCGCTATTTTTCTGTAGCGAACAACAATCGAGGTGCCATGGTAGCAGCTGACGGGTGGCTTTCCGGGCCCAAACATATTTCCTTGAAACATTCACGATGCTACTCTCAACACCAAGGAGTGTGCTTCAGGAGTGTCGCAAGACAGGGATTTGCCCGTCTAAGCGACACCAACATGCGCTTACCCCTTGATGTTAGAGCCGCGTTGAAGACAGCCGTGGTTCGTCTCGACCGTGTTCTCGGTGTTCGTGAGCCCTGCTTTGGTTCCATTTCGGACATCACGTCGTTATTACACTTCCCATCTACCAATCAAAGTACATGGGTCCTGTTCTCAAACACACGCCTATGCTGTTCCTACCTCACCATGCCCCCGATGCCATCATCAGAAGAGCCATGAGGAGGCTGGCTCGGTTCCAATGCGCTGCCGAGGGAAGTGGGCTGCTGGAGCGGCTCCTATTTCTGTCGTCCTTGAGCTATCAAGTGATGATCTGCTTTACGACACCCCAAGCTTTGCTTGTTTAGGGACCATCTTCCTCACCACTCGCAAAGGGTTCATGATTATACCGACATAGACAGGCCCGCGAGGCCCAACTATTCTCTTCGTTCACCTGGCGTGTCCTTTTATTCATCATaccaatattaattatcctcGTATGCTTTGCGACTGGATTCGCCGGCACGGAGGCACAGTGATCGAGTTCCAGCATGTCATCACCCAATCTTCCTTCATCAGCAAGGTCGTTCATTTTCACAACCACCGGAGGCAAGCGATGTACAGCAATACTCAAAGCCGTCCAATTCAGCAATGTCCCAACAGCCACAGGTCGCGATTCTCGGTTGCCGGCAACGACAACGaggtcgacgacgacaacaacgacagaaGCGACAACAAGGGATGAGAATACGGTGCCAGTCAACACCAGTGCGAgcccgcctccgccgctcGAAGACAGTATAATCCCCAGTTCAACAAGTTCGACGAGCATATTGACCACAATACCTACCCCACCCGTCACGAGCACCTCTTCGTCTTTGctcccaacatcatcaccggAAGCCGAGCAATATTCTGTGAGCAATGAGACTGAGACTTCAGCGGAGACAAGCATCGTGACAGAAACAGCGTCAGGAATATTCCCTGATGATGCGGTAGTAACGCCTTTTGCTAGCACAGGCGCAAACCTCCAGCCATCCTCCACCAGCAATGCAGTACAGGCCACGGAAAACCCAACTTTATTCCCCACTATAAGCTCAGTTCCAAGCGCTCATAACAGCGAAGCTGCGAAGGTGGCTGGAGGTGTGCTCAGTGGTCTCGTGGTCCTCAGTCTCATCGGACTCTTCTTATGGCTGTGGCGACGACGGAGATtgcagaagagaaggagcacCCTTTTGACACCTCTGGGTACTGGTCCTGGCACAAACCCAAATGAGAAGACGCCTTATATCATCAGTCGACGCAGCATTGGCCCAACACCGGGGTTCGTGAAGGCAAAGGCCGCCCTAGGTTACAAGGTCGAAAGAATCCGAGAGCGCATCAGTCAAGCCTTTTCCGAACCTAGCATCCTACTATCGCCTTTGAAACGGGGCCCTCGATTTGAGGAACTCAACACACACAGTCGAAACCCATCGCTAGCTTTCACCGACAAGGCGAACGGAACGGGGTCGGTCAAAGGCAGCACGTCGAATTGGTGGTCCCGAATGGCATCCCACATGCGTATCAACAAGTGGCTACGCAACATGCGCAACGATGAGGTTGTGCGAGACAGACATTTTGACGCGGAAAACACAAGTGAACGGAAGGCCAGACTCAAGTACCAACCCGACTTCCTAACGTTGATAGCCATGGACGATGGTGATCTCGGCCGAGAAGcccaaggccaagggcaGCAACGTCTGAGCGTCACGCGCCAGgacagtggtggtggaagcagAGACAAAGTGTCAACAGCACGGCCACTGCGCCTCGACGAGGGCGACAACCCCTTCAGAGACAACAACTTGCTCAGCCATATATCAGCCATACCAGCGCCCCTAGCCGCCGGTCTTGGCCGTTCCGACAACCCTGCCAGCGACCCTCCTTATCCTGTTCGAAACCTTTACAACGACGCCACCACAATCTCCAAACCGCCGACAGCGACCAACTACGGCATCGaggaccgccgccgccgacagTCACGCGGTCATCCAATCAGTATTTCTGCCAGCACGACGGCAAATGGAAACCCAAGTCGACAACCCAGCACCCGCACCTACCGCGAAAGCATCGACTCGTTCACCACCCATCGCAATAAATTCCGGTCAGACCCTTTTGACTTGGAGCGCCCTGAGCTTCTGGGCGGTGTTCCGCAAGTCATGGCAAGCCAAGGGACGCCATCAGCAGTGACAGGCCCTAGACATCCACCCAGTGCTCATACCCGCCAGGAGAGCTTGGGCGGCTCAATGAGGTACTCGTATTCGAGCGGTGTCGTGAGTTTGGATGAGTGGAGTGATCCGGGGCCGGATGTGGGTTATAAGTCTGCCGGGTCTGGGGATACTAGAGGTTATGGGAGGGTGAGGAGTGCAAGTGTGAGTGTTGGAAGGGATGGAGGGCAAAACATTTTGGGACGGGCAATCTAAAGGATTTGGTTCGTTAGCATCGCAGTGAAATACAATTGGACTTGGTGTCCTGAacgtaggtatatatatatatatatatatatatatattctctCCTTGATCATTATGCCTCTTCACAGTTCATTTTGGTCTTGCACATTTCTCAGGCGTTAAAGGTCAGTCTCGGTCTGGGAAACGCAGCGATGCGACTCCATTTGGTGCAGCATATCCCCAGAATAAATGACACTGGGGAACGGAAATCTATCGTACGAAACGATGGGATATCAAGACGTGACATGAGACATAAGTAAATGCATACATACATCCTTGATGGGAAAATCCCAAGCAGCGTTATTCAACATCCACCGTCGCCATCTCAAGGTTCTAGAATAATGTTCACTCTTATCTCGTCTCCTTGGCCGCTTTTGCGCTCTGCCACTCACACGAACCTATCTGGAAGCTCCACGTAACACACGTCTATTTCCTTTTGTCTTCTTTGAGTATAATGCAAGAATGGTATCAACTTTATTGCTTCGATTATAGTGATGCGTTCAGGTGAGCAAGTAAAATACAGAATCGCGAGTCACAAGGGCGTGTGTGTGCAAGGTTAAGTTGAATATCTGATTATATAGATACAGGCTTCGGCAACAGCTTCCGTCAAACTGCTACGACAGCTGATCAACAGTTGTACATCTTCCGTAGTATAGTGGTCAGTATgtgagcttgtcaagcttgAACATCGGTTCGATTCGCTCGAGACCCGGGTTCAATTCCCGGCGGGAGAGACCTTATTTTTTGCACATCCCCAGGGCCCCCTTAACCAAATCTCAGATGAGATTCCTTTTTCTGGGTTTCTTTAGCGATGTTGATCATCTATCTCTCttggtttcttttccttAATTCTGTTAAATTCTCCATCAGtttatcctcttttttttgtttcttccaTTCTCTCGTCAATATTTTCCGATCTTGGCATTGCCATTTGACACTTTACTTCATCACTCGGCCTTTCATCCAACACCcagtattattatactataattaccaACTGAATGGAATTACCTAAATCATCTTATATATACACGGACAGAGCACGTTTTATTCAGCTGTACCTCTAACGTAATTACTTGTTTCTCTGACTTCAATCCATGAATGAGAGTTTCTCTCTTATGACCATCGTAGCATAACCTCATAATGGTAATCCAAACCCGCTACAGTATTCCACTTCGTTATAAGTTCATAAACCCCTCTCCACAGCAGGACATGTGTGCAGCTCATGCTATTGCCTCTCACTGCTCATCCTCAATCCTAGAGTTGGTCCTCGCCGAAATTTCAGCCGTGAGCTTCAACGCCCGCGGCGCATCATCCTTTGGCATCCACAACTCTACAAACTGCAGGCCTTTATACTCGTTGAAATCTTTGTCTTTGAGGAGCCTCTCCAACTCATCCTTTGTCTTGATAACGAACTTCTGAGACTGGCCTTCCTTGGCGCCAAAGACCGCGGGGATATCGGTATAGTTCCAGCGGGTGACATCGTTGTAATCCGCGTCCATGCCATGGATGTAACGTTCGATAGTGTAGCCTTCGTTGTAGATGAGGAAGCTTTGAGGCAATCCAGTTAGTCGAAGCTCGTCAAGCTAACCCTAAACAAGATACGAGAGATAAAAAACGGAAGCACTTACATGGTGACCCTCAAGTTATGTTTCAGCATCGTGCTGACTTCCTGGCAAGTCAGTTGAAAACTGCCATCACCCACGAACAAGATTGTTCGCCTATCTTGTTCAAGATCCTTCACTGCCAGTGCCGCGCCCTGGGCAGCGCCTACCGACCAGCCGATACTTCCCCATAGTACCTGCGTCACCCCCATGACGTCCTTGGGGAATCTGCTTTCCCAGATGCCGAAGTTGGCTGTGCCCGTTTCGGTAACAACGACATCTCCTTCCTGGAAGTACTCGCCTACTCTTGGCCAGAACCACGCCTGAGTGATGGCCTGCGAGTCATCCCTGTTCTCAGCTACAGCATTCTCGACCGGGGGAGAAGGGGTTATCGAGAGTTTGGACATGTCGATGCGCTCAGTGACCTTCCGGAGCACACCCCTCATTGCAACACCAGGATACTCGGAGTAGCGCACAGTGCAATGGTCGCTATGCAAATCGATGGTATTCAGTTGTGAGGTGTGATACGAGAAGCCAGCAGTGTTGAAGTCACTTTTGATCGCGCCAATGGACAAAACCAAATCAGAGCCCTCAACGCGCTTAGCAACTTCGGGAAGAGAGCCGGTGCCAGCATAGACACCACCGTAGTGCTCGGACGTTTCATCGAAGGCACCCTTGCCCATGGGTGTAACAAACACCGGAAGCTTGGTCTTTTCGATGAACCGTTTGACTTCTTCGGTAACCCTATGGCGGATTGCGCATGCGTCGACCAGGACCACCGGATTCTTGGCTCCATGGAGGTATCTGAGGACCACATCGACGACATAGTCTTCTCTGTCGGGATCATTCTCCGGCTCGGAGAGATCAATCTCTGTGTCCAATCTAGCGCCCtcgatcttcttctcaaccATGTCGGTAGGTAGCCAAATGTAGACGGGCCGGCTGCGGATCCAGCACTCCCGGATCGCATGGTCAATCTGGTAGGCGATCTCACTAGGTTTAACTAGCTTGGCAACGTCGCAAGAGATATTTTCGCTCATATTGGCAAAAACGTGGAAGTCACCGTTGCCGAGGGTATGGTGTAGAAGCATGCCATTGCGCTGGGAGATGGTCGAAGGGCAGCCGACGATATGGACGATAGGGACATGCTCAGAGTAAGCACCGGCAACACCGTTGATGGCGGATAGTTCGCCAACACCGAAGGTGGTTACAAGGGCAGAGATACCCTTGGCACGGGCGTAGCCGTCGGCGGCATAGGCTAAAGTTGTTTGATATCAGCGATCATGCTGGTGGGAATAGAGAAGTAGACATACCAGCGTTGAGCTCGTTCACGCTACCAACCCATTTCAAACCGGCTTTAGGAACGTAGTCGAGAGCAACCAGGTTGAAGTCTCCTGGCAGGCCGTGGACTGAGCGGATGCCGATTTGATGCAATCTTCTAAAGAGATACTCAGCCACTGTCACGGGCTTCTGCAGACTCTGTGTCCGGATGTCTGACATGTTTTTGGGTGGGTTATATGGAAGTTATCGTGTAATCTCGTGTGTTGCGGTAGGTTGTCAGACCCGGCCCGGCTTGTTTGCGATGTATTGATGGGGTATATTACGAGTGTTGTGTCAAGAGGATGGCGTGTGAAGGTGTGATATCGGAGCAGCAGGATATAAGCCAGGGCAGCGAGAAGTGATGTGaataagtagaggtaagaGAGTCCAAGGTGAAGAGCTGGCTGGAGCTGTTTTGTTGAATGAGGGGAAGCATCTACCAATATGTACCTATGTAAGTATGACAAAGACGCATTGTCGATTCGAGGGGCCGGAAGGGACCGGATACCGGGCATGGGATTGTTCGTCCTTTCCACGAGTTAGTGTCGGCGATAGCTGCTTCCTGTGATGTCATGGATGTGAGTTGAAGTTGGTGGTGGGGTGAAGTACATTgtgtacataggtacataGGGGGACGGGAGTACGTAGGTACATGCCGCTTGGTGGAGTAGCAGGTACGAGTAGCATAGCAAGTTGAGGTAAGTACGGTAGGCTAGTAGTAGGTACCTGCAGCCCGCTCGCTACCTGAGTGTCGCACCACTGCACTGGAAGCACCTTGCTCCCTTCGGTTCTTTTGTCGCTCTCTTCAGTCATGTAATAACCGGTAACCTGAGCAGGAGTATGCCATTGCGACTACCTATGCCAGAGAATAAGAAAGACAGGATATAAGAaacctaccttacctctaggtaggcagAAAAGACATACAACAACGCCAATGCGCCTCGCCATGCTGCGT
It encodes:
- the ilv-5 gene encoding pyruvate decarboxylase; amino-acid sequence: MSDIRTQSLQKPVTVAEYLFRRLHQIGIRSVHGLPGDFNLVALDYVPKAGLKWVGSVNELNAAYAADGYARAKGISALVTTFGVGELSAINGVAGAYSEHVPIVHIVGCPSTISQRNGMLLHHTLGNGDFHVFANMSENISCDVAKLVKPSEIAYQIDHAIRECWIRSRPVYIWLPTDMVEKKIEGARLDTEIDLSEPENDPDREDYVVDVVLRYLHGAKNPVVLVDACAIRHRVTEEVKRFIEKTKLPVFVTPMGKGAFDETSEHYGGVYAGTGSLPEVAKRVEGSDLVLSIGAIKSDFNTAGFSYHTSQLNTIDLHSDHCTVRYSEYPGVAMRGVLRKVTERIDMSKLSITPSPPVENAVAENRDDSQAITQAWFWPRVGEYFQEGDVVVTETGTANFGIWESRFPKDVMGVTQVLWGSIGWSVGAAQGAALAVKDLEQDRRTILFVGDGSFQLTCQEVSTMLKHNLRVTIFLIYNEGYTIERYIHGMDADYNDVTRWNYTDIPAVFGAKEGQSQKFVIKTKDELERLLKDKDFNEYKGLQFVELWMPKDDAPRALKLTAEISARTNSRIEDEQ